DNA from Phragmites australis chromosome 16, lpPhrAust1.1, whole genome shotgun sequence:
CTGTATTGAAGGAGAATTTTGCATACAGGAATCAAAGCCACATAATATACTTCTTGCAACTCAGGGAGAGGAGGAATAATAGCTTGGTTATTGTACCTTCCATAGCCAGGTTTACAGTGTGGCAGCAAGAACATTGTACACTTGTCGCGCCACGCATGTACATCAGGAGAGTGTGGCATCCTCCGCAAACTAACTGCGCCATCTCAGTTCCTGCACCGAATCCAGGTGTCAAATTTGCTTCAGAAATACGCGTTTCAGGCCAACTAGTGTCACTGCATcagcatttttttctttcagaaaaTGCATAGCTTCATGCAATGGCCTAAGGCCAACCAGATTTCTGTACTGAACAAAACTCAGAACTCCTGTGTCCGTAAAGTTTGCATGATGCAAATTTTCCAATGCAGCAAATTCTATTTCTTGTTCCAGTAAAGAGAATTGAAAGAATGGAATAGACATCACTAATGCTAATTATGCACCAATGGAGCTCAATGTTCAGATGTCGCATTACTCGTAAATTCTTCAGGGAAAAATGAGGGGAGTGGCTCAAGAGCATACCCGGAGCCGGCACGGCGGTGACGGTACTGCAAACTGCGCAGCATACCGATGTTGCACCGGCTGGATACATGAGAAGATTCCGGCAACCGGTGCAAACAAGCTGGCTTTGCGCCCCTGAAATTTGCAGGTCGAAAAGCACTTCAGTGTCTGAATTTTCAGTTACCAATAATTGGATTTCCGTTTCAGATAAGCCATTTTCAGGCACTGCAACATCAAAGTCACCAGAGAAACTTCCACAGATTAATCGTGCATTTCTTGAGCACAATTTTTTCTTTCTACAAAACCTTCCAAAAATTCCACGAGCAGAAGGAACTGCTGCAAATTCTGAACCAGAAACTTTGTGAACTGTATGACATACCCTTCTTGataaagaaataatttttttatacttttCTCTCCACACTCAAACGTTCATTGGCAACCAACTAGCACTAACGAATGCCAAAATTAACTGTATTGTAGTTCTGATTGGAAAAATAAATTACCATTGGGAGGTGTAAATGGCACAGGAGGAGTTGGATACGGGGCAAGGGGAACCGGCATTGCCGTGCCGGCTGCCTTATCCGACGACGCTGCTCGTGGAGACTTCGCAGATTCCGGCGGCGTCGGCAATCAGGCAGCAGATACTAGCTGCTTTGCTCTACATGAAACCCAGTGCAAAGTGCAGAAGAAGTTCATGAGAGAACAAGGATTCAGCTTCTCTGAAATCGGgcagaaaagaaataaaaaacacaAAGAAAGGTTACAGAGAAGATGTTTGGCCATCACTTCACTCGCAACAAGCAACTTCAGGATTCTTTAGACAAAAGAAAAATTGCTTCATCAATGCACATCAAGAGTATATCTTTCAGCATCATGTTTCAATTCCTCTTCAAGTCTGATGTTTCATCTATGGCCAGAAGAACACCATAAAAGAACTGTTCCATAATTTCAGCAGTGGATATAAAGCTCAGGCAAATAGCTATTGATtctttcttattcttcttttgGTTTCAACATTAAGTGCCTACTAAACTTGGAGAACTAGACTAGTTTGAAGAGATTAAACATGCcaattaagatttttttttgtgacATAACACATTCATGAAAACTGTTTGGCATTGCTGGCCTATCAGAAGATGAGCAGAACAAGTTCAGGATAAGGCAGGGGGATACAAAAGCCACAGCTAATTCATTGGCCCAAAAGAACAAAGAAATGCTTGCCATCTCAcataggaaaaaggaaaagaatcaTCCAAAAGACCAGGGAAGGCAAAGtaa
Protein-coding regions in this window:
- the LOC133896263 gene encoding protein LSD1-like; this encodes MPVPLAPYPTPPVPFTPPNGAQSQLVCTGCRNLLMYPAGATSVCCAVCSTVTAVPAPGTEMAQLVCGGCHTLLMYMRGATSVQCSCCHTVNLAMEANQVAHVNCGNCRMLLMYQYGARSVKCAICNFVTLVGASPGAEQKPST